One part of the Chroogloeocystis siderophila 5.2 s.c.1 genome encodes these proteins:
- a CDS encoding protochlorophyllide reductase, whose amino-acid sequence MEQHHKSTVVITGASSGVGLYAAKAFAQRGWHVVMACRNLEKAKDAAESVEIPQDSYTVMHIDLGSLDSVRKFVNDFRASGKSLDALVCNAAIYMPLLKEPQRSPEGYELTMTTNHLGHFLLCNLMLEDLKNSPATDKRVVILGTVTHNPDELGGKIPPRPDLGNLDGFAEGFKAPISMVDGKKFEPVKAYKDSKVCNVLTMRELHRRYHDATGITFTSLYPGCVADTPLFRNHYPLFQKLFPLFQKYITGGYVSQELAGERVAAVVIDPEYKQSGVYWSWGNRQKKDGKPFVQKVSPQASDDTKAERMWDLSEKLVGLA is encoded by the coding sequence ATGGAACAACATCACAAGTCAACAGTTGTCATTACAGGAGCATCGTCAGGAGTTGGTTTGTACGCGGCAAAAGCGTTTGCTCAAAGAGGATGGCACGTAGTGATGGCGTGTCGCAATTTGGAGAAGGCAAAAGACGCTGCTGAAAGTGTAGAAATACCACAAGACAGCTACACTGTTATGCATATTGACCTTGGTTCGCTCGATAGCGTTCGCAAGTTTGTAAACGACTTTAGGGCAAGTGGCAAATCATTAGATGCTTTGGTGTGCAATGCTGCGATTTATATGCCTTTGTTAAAAGAGCCACAGCGCAGCCCAGAAGGTTATGAGTTGACAATGACGACTAACCATCTTGGTCATTTTCTGCTGTGCAACCTTATGCTTGAAGATCTCAAGAATTCACCGGCTACGGATAAGCGAGTCGTCATTTTGGGAACTGTGACGCATAATCCTGATGAATTGGGTGGTAAGATTCCCCCGCGCCCTGACTTAGGAAACTTAGATGGTTTTGCTGAGGGCTTCAAAGCCCCAATCTCAATGGTTGATGGTAAGAAATTTGAACCTGTAAAAGCTTACAAAGATAGCAAAGTTTGTAATGTCTTGACGATGCGAGAGTTACATCGACGTTATCACGATGCAACTGGAATTACTTTCACTTCGCTGTATCCAGGTTGTGTTGCTGATACTCCGCTCTTTCGCAATCACTATCCGCTGTTTCAGAAACTTTTCCCTTTGTTTCAAAAGTACATCACCGGAGGGTATGTATCGCAAGAATTAGCTGGTGAGCGCGTCGCAGCGGTAGTCATCGATCCTGAATACAAACAGTCGGGTGTTTATTGGAGTTGGGGTAATCGCCAGAAGAAAGATGGTAAGCCATTTGTGCAAAAGGTTTCTCCCCAGGCGAGTGATGATACAAAAGCTGAGCGGATGTGGGATTTGAGTGAAAAGCTCGTTGGGCTTGCATGA
- a CDS encoding gamma-glutamylcyclotransferase — MSFPVRQAAQHSADAMFYYFAYGSCMCPVDLKRSLGEKTHIYVIGPAQLKGYRLGFYSYSALRHSGVLDIIKDKSAVVEGVLYQLPWRLSAHLDEREGVLQNWYRQEIISVSSSDRLYQNVRTYVVVDKLTEELAPNDWYFNVVLRGAVTCGLTEQYCWNLFNHMHQLQQRYTHNQILRSA, encoded by the coding sequence ATGAGCTTTCCGGTACGACAAGCAGCGCAGCACTCCGCAGACGCAATGTTTTACTACTTTGCGTACGGTTCTTGTATGTGTCCGGTAGATCTCAAGCGATCACTCGGTGAAAAAACGCACATTTACGTAATCGGGCCCGCCCAGCTAAAAGGATATCGTCTGGGATTTTATTCGTATTCGGCGCTGCGTCATTCGGGAGTTTTAGACATCATTAAAGACAAAAGTGCTGTTGTAGAGGGCGTATTGTATCAATTACCCTGGCGCTTAAGCGCTCATTTAGACGAACGCGAAGGCGTGCTACAAAATTGGTATCGTCAAGAAATTATTAGTGTTTCCAGCAGCGATCGCCTATATCAAAACGTTCGTACTTACGTAGTTGTCGATAAACTAACCGAAGAACTCGCTCCAAACGATTGGTACTTTAACGTTGTGCTGCGGGGTGCAGTGACGTGTGGACTCACCGAGCAATACTGCTGGAACTTATTCAATCATATGCATCAACTACAACAGCGCTACACTCATAATCAGATATTGCGCTCAGCTTGA
- a CDS encoding alpha-amylase family glycosyl hydrolase has product MAAPIEFELFAPYIKGAALIGDFSNWEDIPMQKGEDGYFRTQVELEDGSYQYKFRVQSKSWFFEPDQWVEVVDPYAVDIDNPTQNGVVRIKDGQRIVDTYLWQHDDKPLPADHELVIYELHVGDFSGGEDDPYARGKYKHVVEKLDYLCELGINAIELMPVKEYPGDHSWGYNPRHFFATESSYGPTEGLKHLIDECHARGIRVIMDGIYNHSEASAPLTQIDHDYWYHHAPRDPDNNWGPEFNYEHYDENLETYPARRFIGDNVRFWIQEYHTDGIRFDAARQIANYDFMHWIVQEAKKTADMKPFYTVAEHIPETPSITNADGPMDGCWHDSFYHCVLEHICGDTFDLERLKDVIDCKRQGFMGTVNVVNYLTNHDHNHLMVELGDREIFDEEAFKRIKLGVAILMTAIGVPLVWMGEEFGEYKSKTPDSAKIDWTLLGNDLNRGLFEYYKGMIGLRKQNHALYTENIDFFHENPEAKVLAYTRWNEEGSRVVVIANFSENFLGGYHVPNFPAAGTWHEWTGDYDIESGDDGMMLDIGGYEAKVFVWQQ; this is encoded by the coding sequence ATGGCAGCTCCGATTGAATTTGAATTGTTTGCTCCATACATCAAAGGAGCAGCCTTAATCGGGGATTTCTCAAATTGGGAAGATATCCCCATGCAAAAAGGTGAAGACGGTTATTTCCGTACGCAAGTAGAACTTGAAGACGGTAGTTATCAATATAAATTTCGCGTTCAATCCAAATCTTGGTTTTTTGAACCAGATCAATGGGTTGAGGTTGTCGATCCTTATGCGGTAGATATTGATAACCCTACTCAAAATGGAGTTGTACGGATCAAAGACGGACAACGCATCGTTGACACCTATCTTTGGCAACACGATGATAAGCCATTACCCGCAGACCATGAGTTAGTCATCTATGAATTACACGTAGGCGATTTCTCTGGGGGCGAGGATGACCCTTATGCGCGTGGTAAGTACAAGCACGTTGTTGAGAAACTCGACTATCTCTGCGAATTGGGCATTAATGCGATCGAACTTATGCCCGTTAAAGAATACCCAGGAGATCATAGCTGGGGATACAACCCTCGGCATTTCTTCGCTACAGAATCGAGTTACGGTCCAACAGAGGGATTAAAACATTTGATCGATGAATGCCATGCGCGAGGAATTCGCGTCATTATGGATGGTATTTATAACCACTCCGAGGCATCAGCCCCACTGACACAAATTGATCATGATTATTGGTATCATCATGCTCCTCGCGATCCTGATAACAACTGGGGACCAGAATTTAATTATGAGCATTACGACGAAAATTTAGAAACTTATCCAGCACGGCGATTTATTGGTGATAATGTCCGTTTCTGGATTCAGGAGTATCACACAGACGGTATTCGCTTCGATGCCGCACGGCAAATTGCTAACTACGACTTTATGCACTGGATTGTGCAAGAAGCCAAAAAGACGGCTGATATGAAGCCATTTTATACCGTTGCCGAACATATTCCCGAAACTCCCAGCATTACTAACGCTGATGGACCAATGGATGGTTGCTGGCATGATAGCTTTTATCACTGTGTTTTAGAACATATCTGCGGTGACACGTTTGATTTAGAACGCCTCAAGGATGTCATCGACTGTAAACGTCAAGGCTTCATGGGGACAGTGAACGTCGTTAATTATTTAACAAATCACGACCACAACCACCTGATGGTCGAGTTAGGCGATCGCGAAATTTTTGATGAAGAAGCATTCAAGCGGATCAAACTTGGGGTCGCCATTTTAATGACAGCAATCGGCGTTCCACTTGTATGGATGGGTGAAGAGTTTGGCGAATACAAGTCTAAAACTCCTGATTCTGCCAAAATTGATTGGACTTTGCTAGGCAACGACCTCAATCGTGGTTTATTTGAGTACTACAAAGGAATGATTGGGCTACGCAAGCAAAATCATGCACTTTACACCGAAAATATTGACTTCTTTCACGAAAATCCAGAAGCTAAAGTTCTCGCTTACACGCGCTGGAATGAGGAAGGTTCGCGTGTTGTTGTCATTGCGAACTTCTCAGAAAACTTCCTCGGTGGTTATCATGTGCCTAACTTCCCTGCGGCTGGTACGTGGCATGAATGGACAGGAGACTACGATATAGAGTCTGGAGACGATGGCATGATGCTTGACATTGGAGGTTACGAAGCCAAAGTGTTTGTTTGGCAACAGTAA